Proteins encoded by one window of Cannabis sativa cultivar Pink pepper isolate KNU-18-1 chromosome 4, ASM2916894v1, whole genome shotgun sequence:
- the LOC115714914 gene encoding probable serine protease EDA2 yields MERNFQTTLFLLSFLVISVFSSFFSYGHGYQMLLRPSSATLNASNYLTTKELWFTQTLDHFSPYDHRQFKQRYYEYLDNFRIPDGPIFLRICGESSCNGMSNDYLSVLSKKFGAAVVTLEHRYYGKSSPFESLATENLRYLSSKQALFDLAVFRQYYQESLNQKLNRTNVENPWFVVGVSYSGALSAWFRLKFPHLTCGSLASSAVVLAVYNFTEFDKQIGVSAEPECKSALQEITQLVDQRLATQGKSVKALFGAAELEIDGDFLYFLADCAVTAFQYGNPDQLCSPLVQAKKNGEDLVDAYAKYVKQYYSSDVKIYDQEYLKNTTITEDTSARLWWFQVCTEVAYFQVAPKNDSIRSSKVDTKYHLDLCKNVFGEGVYPDVDATNIYYGGTNIRGTKIVFTNGSQDPWRHASKQTSSPDMPSYIITCHNCGHGTDLRGCPQSPLSPEGDAQKCSSPDAVHKVRQKIIENIDLWLSVPRE; encoded by the exons ATGGAGCGAAACTTTCAAACGACATTATTTTTGTTGTCGTTTTTGGTGATTTCGGTCTTTTCCTCCTTCTTCAGCTATGGCCATGGCTACCAAATGTTACTTCGACCCAGTTCTGCTACATTAAATGCAAGCAATTACTTGACTACTAAGGAGCTTTGGTTCACTCAAACCCTCGATCATTTCTCTCCTTAC GATCATCGTCAATTTAAGCAACGTTACTATGAATACCTTGATAATTTTCGAATCCCAGATGGACCTATCTTCCTTAGAATTTGTGGCGAAAGCTCCTGCAATGGAATGTCTAATGATTATCTCAGC GTTTTGTCAAAGAAGTTTGGAGCAGCAGTGGTAACACTGGAGCATCGTTACTATGGAAAAAGTTCTCCTTTTGAATCACTTGCCACTGAGAATTTGAGATATTTGTCTTCCAAACAGGCCCTTTTCGATTTGGCTGTTTTTCGCCAGTATTATCAG GAGTCTCTGAATCAGAAGCTGAATAGAACCAATGTTGAAAATCCATGGTTTGTAGTTGGGGTTTCATATTCTGGTGCTCTAAGTGCATGGTTTCGTCTCAAATTCCCTCATTTAACTTGTGGAAGTCTTGCAAGTTCTGCTGTTGTTCTTGCTGTTTACAACTTCACTGAGTTTGACAAACAA ATTGGTGTGTCAGCTGAACCAGAATGTAAATCTGCCTTACAAGAGATAACTCAGCTTGTCGATCAAAGACTTGCTACACAAGGAAAATCGGTGAAGGCTTTGTTTGGTGCAGCCGAG CTTGAGATTGATGGTGATTTCTTATATTTTCTGGCAGATTGTGCTGTTACAGCG TTTCAGTATGGTAATCCAGATCAATTATGCTCCCCTCTTGTTCAAGCAAAGAAGAATGGAGAGGATTTGGTG GATGCATATGCCAAGTATGTCAAGCAGTATTACTCGAGTGATGTCAAAATATACGATCAGGAGTACTTGAAAAATACCACTATTACCGAAGACACTTCTGCGCGACTGTGGTGGTTCCAAGTTTGCACTGAAGTGGCATATTTTCAAGTGGCACCTAAAAATGACAGCATCCGGTCCTCAAAAGTTGATACAAA ATACCATTTGGACCTCTGCAAGAATGTCTTTGGAGAGGGTGTCTATCCTGATGTTGAtgcaacaaatatatattatggAGGCACAAATATTAGAG GgaccaaaatagtatttacaaaCGGCTCACAAGATCCATGGCGTCATGCTTCAAAACAGACTTCATCTCCAGATA TGCCTTCCTACATTATTACTTGCCATAACTGCGGCCATGGAACTGATTTGCGAGGTTGTCCCCAATCTCCTTTAAGCCCTGAAG GTGATGCCCAGAAGTGCAGCTCTCCTGATGCAGTTCACAAAGTAAGGCAAAAGATCATAGAAAACATAGATTTGTGGCTCTCAGTGCCAAGAGAGTGA
- the LOC115714579 gene encoding B-box zinc finger protein 18 — translation MRTLCDACESAAAIVFCAADEAALCRSCDDKVHMCNKLASRHVRVGLANPSEVPRCDICENAPAFFYCEIDGSSLCLQCDMIVHVGGKRTHGRYLLLRQRVEFPGDKPGAGNVEEPGSNPGSDQVEAARRGQNHQQPCSKMTGEENQQQQNHNRVSPVRLQEANADGHTHTKRDNKMIDLNMKPHKFHEQSSNNQDL, via the exons ATGCGAACACTTTGTGACGCCTGTGAAAGCGCCGCCGCAATCGTGTTTTGCGCTGCTGACGAGGCTGCCCTTTGCCGTTCCTGCGATgacaag GTACACATGTGCAACAAACTTGCTAGTCGACATGTGAGAGTTGGCTTAGCAAATCCCAGTGAAGTTCCTAGGTGTGACATTTGTGAAAATGCACCTG CTTTTTTCTACTGCGAAATAGATGGAAGTTCCCTTTGTTTACAATGTGATATGATTGTTCATGTTGGTGGTAAAAGAACACATGGAAGATATCTCTTATTGAGGCAGAGAGTTGAG TTTCCAGGAGATAAGCCTGGTGCTGGTAATGTTGAGGAACCTGGTTCAAACCCGGGTAGCGATCAAGTCGAAGCAGCTCGGAGAGGACAGAATCATCAGCAGCCTTGTTCTAAAATGACAGGTGAAGAGAATCAACAGCAGCAAAATCATAATAGAGTTTCTCCTGTGCGGTTACAAGAGGCCAATGCTGATGGACACACTCACACTAAACGTGACAATAAAATGATTGATTTAAATATGAAGCCTCATAAGTTCCATGAACAATCTTCAAATAATCAG gaccTATGA
- the LOC115715223 gene encoding glyoxylase I 4, protein MSFMEIEEVSNCESLPLLSLNHVSILCRSVWASARFYEEVLGFVLIKRPSSFKFNGAWLYNYGIGIHLIENPSLMDEYDSMDEIIRPINPKDNHISFQCTDVGLVKRRLQEMGMRYVTALVEDDGAKVDQVFFHDPDGYMIELCNCENIPIIPLASCPVFKPTSTTTFKKPGPLTGPITGPMAKCGFMENVMMESLSMDMLNFSF, encoded by the exons ATGTCTTTCATGGAGATTGAAGAAGTGAGCAACTGTGAATCTCtgcctttgttgtctttaaATCATGTTTCAATTCTATGCAGATCGGTTTGGGCCTCAGCTCGATTCTATGAAGAAGTTTTGGGCTTTGTCCTCATCAAACGGCCCTCTTCTTTCAAATTCAATGGAGCttg GTTGTACAACTATGGGATTGGGATACACTTGATTGAGAATCCATCACTGATGGATGAATATGATTCCATGGATGAAATTATTAGACCAATCAACCCTAAGGATAACCATATCTCTTTCCAA TGTACTGATGTTGGACTAGTGAAGAGGAGACTACAAGAAATGGGTATGAGATATGTGACAGCTTTGGTTGAAGATGATGGTGCCAAGGTTGACCAAGTGTTCTTTCATGACCCAGATGGTTATATGATTGAGCTTTGCAACTGTGAAAACATTCCCATTATTCCACTGGCTTCTTGTCCAGTCTTCAAGCCCACATCCACTACTACTTTCAAAAAGCCCGGCCCATTAACAGGCCCAATTACTGGCCCAATGGCCAAATGTGGCTTCATGGAGAATGTCATGATGGAGAGCCTCAGCATGGACATGTTAAACTTCTCTTTTTAA